The Pseudomonas baetica genome includes a region encoding these proteins:
- a CDS encoding leucyl aminopeptidase, whose amino-acid sequence MDKPRAISHFLYYLEHHPALAGLNSAKVLLGHTAEYEALSGAIAEQAGEHPRFRFSARRLDLESTSALTSAITDSDLYIFFYDSSTLPNPRPEGPEFVRALQAVMAQNWKKSLLFKDYGDYFYDTFSVTPQRIAGLNSHLIQRMSQATTLSFTDEHGSRFETPLSSIKKWTDINGVGNFDLAPGEIATHSEEINGHVKFKGTFLSTIPFARKYGVLESPLELWIENSTISRIATDVPGLEHDFNKYLDANPSNRRIEELGIGTNEGVKELYARNAGFEERHCGLHLGLGGGAKGSHHLDLIFSGGVLALDDKPVFDGRFVF is encoded by the coding sequence ATGGATAAGCCACGCGCGATCTCGCATTTCCTTTACTACCTCGAACATCACCCTGCCCTTGCCGGCCTCAACTCGGCGAAGGTATTGCTCGGCCACACCGCCGAATACGAAGCCCTGTCCGGCGCCATCGCCGAACAGGCTGGCGAACATCCACGCTTTCGGTTCAGCGCCCGGCGTCTTGATCTGGAAAGCACTTCAGCGCTGACTTCGGCGATTACCGACAGCGACCTGTACATTTTCTTCTACGACTCCTCCACGCTGCCCAATCCACGCCCCGAAGGCCCGGAGTTTGTCCGCGCCCTGCAAGCGGTGATGGCGCAAAACTGGAAGAAGTCGCTGCTGTTCAAGGATTACGGCGACTATTTCTACGACACCTTCAGCGTCACCCCGCAACGCATCGCGGGCCTGAACAGCCATTTGATCCAGCGCATGTCGCAAGCCACGACGCTGAGCTTTACCGATGAACACGGTTCGCGGTTTGAAACGCCGCTGAGCAGCATCAAGAAATGGACCGACATCAACGGCGTCGGCAACTTCGACCTGGCCCCCGGCGAAATCGCCACGCACAGCGAAGAAATCAACGGCCATGTGAAGTTCAAGGGCACCTTCCTCAGCACCATTCCATTTGCGCGCAAATACGGCGTGCTGGAATCACCGCTGGAACTGTGGATCGAGAACTCGACCATCAGCCGCATCGCCACCGATGTGCCGGGGCTGGAGCACGATTTCAACAAGTATCTGGATGCCAACCCGTCGAACCGGCGGATTGAGGAGTTGGGGATTGGCACCAACGAAGGCGTGAAGGAACTGTATGCGCGCAATGCCGGATTCGAAGAGCGGCACTGTGGTTTGCATCTGGGACTTGGCGGTGGCGCCAAGGGCAGTCATCACCTGGACCTGATCTTCTCGGGCGGGGTGTTGGCGCTGGATGACAAGCCGGTGTTTGATGGGCGGTTTGTGTTTTAG
- a CDS encoding amino acid permease, with the protein MSGQPSQSGELKRGLKNRHIQLIALGGAIGTGLFLGSAGVLKSAGPSMILGYAICGFIAFMIMRQLGEMIVEEPVAGSFSHFAHKYWGGFAGFLSGWNCWILYILVGMSELTAVGKYIHYWAPDIPTWVSAAGFFVLINLINLANVKVFGEAEFWFAIIKVVAIVGMIALGSYLLVSGNGGPQASVSNLWSHGGFFPNGVSGLVMAMAIIMFSFGGLEMLGFTAAEADKPKTVIPKAINQVIYRILIFYIGALVILLSLTPWDSLLETLNASGDSYSGSPFVQVFSMLGSNTAAHILNFVVLTAALSVYNSGTYCNSRMLLGMAEQGDAPKGLAKIDKRGVPVRSILASAAVTLVAVLLNYLIPQHALELLMSLVVATLVINWAMISFSHFKFRQHMNKTKQTPLFKALWYPYGNYICLAFVAFILGVMLLIPGIQISVYAIPVWVVFMWVCYVIKNKRSAQHAVHAAGVAK; encoded by the coding sequence ATGAGTGGACAACCCTCGCAATCAGGCGAGCTTAAGCGCGGCCTGAAAAATCGCCACATTCAACTGATCGCCCTCGGTGGCGCGATCGGTACCGGATTGTTCCTCGGCTCGGCCGGGGTGCTGAAATCCGCTGGCCCGTCGATGATCCTTGGCTACGCCATCTGCGGCTTCATCGCCTTCATGATCATGCGCCAGTTGGGTGAAATGATCGTCGAAGAGCCGGTGGCCGGCTCCTTCAGCCATTTCGCGCACAAATACTGGGGCGGCTTTGCCGGGTTCCTGTCGGGCTGGAACTGCTGGATTCTGTACATTCTGGTAGGCATGTCCGAGCTGACCGCGGTCGGCAAATACATTCATTACTGGGCGCCGGATATCCCGACCTGGGTGTCCGCTGCCGGGTTCTTCGTGCTGATCAACCTGATCAACCTGGCCAACGTCAAAGTCTTCGGTGAAGCCGAATTCTGGTTCGCGATCATCAAGGTCGTGGCGATCGTCGGCATGATTGCTCTGGGCAGCTACCTGCTGGTCAGCGGCAACGGTGGCCCGCAAGCCTCGGTCAGCAACCTGTGGTCCCACGGTGGTTTCTTCCCCAACGGCGTCAGCGGTCTGGTGATGGCCATGGCGATCATCATGTTCTCGTTTGGCGGCCTGGAAATGCTCGGTTTTACCGCAGCCGAAGCCGACAAGCCGAAAACCGTGATCCCCAAAGCGATCAATCAGGTGATCTACCGGATCCTGATTTTCTACATCGGTGCACTGGTCATTCTGCTGTCGCTGACCCCTTGGGACAGCCTGCTGGAAACCCTCAATGCGTCTGGCGATTCCTACAGCGGCAGCCCGTTCGTGCAAGTGTTCTCGATGCTCGGCAGCAACACTGCTGCGCACATCCTCAACTTTGTCGTGCTGACTGCGGCGCTGTCGGTGTACAACAGCGGTACTTACTGCAACAGCCGCATGCTGTTGGGTATGGCCGAGCAGGGTGATGCGCCCAAAGGTCTGGCGAAGATCGACAAGCGCGGTGTGCCGGTGCGTTCGATTCTGGCTTCGGCGGCGGTGACGCTGGTGGCGGTGTTGCTGAACTATCTGATCCCGCAACATGCGCTGGAGTTGCTGATGTCGCTGGTAGTGGCGACCCTGGTGATCAACTGGGCGATGATCAGCTTCTCGCACTTCAAGTTCCGCCAGCACATGAACAAAACCAAGCAGACGCCGCTGTTCAAGGCGCTGTGGTATCCGTACGGCAACTACATCTGCCTGGCGTTCGTCGCGTTCATCCTTGGCGTGATGCTGCTGATCCCGGGCATCCAGATCTCGGTGTACGCGATTCCGGTGTGGGTGGTGTTCATGTGGGTCTGCTATGTGATCAAGAACAAACGCAGTGCGCAGCACGCTGTGCACGCGGCAGGCGTTGCCAAGTAA
- a CDS encoding ISL3 family transposase, whose protein sequence is MRDINTFLPFWEGFSVVTIKPDGDALQTDLTPHATRFPSCGGCQKPCSTTHEYCQRVIRDLPILGRAVRLSVLLRRVGCRDCGKRMEAVSWLDRYARMTRRLAEAVIQACERLPTLHVAQMFGLHWETVRVLERRALQAALSVLPKAQPRRLVMDEFALFKGHRYASVVLDADTRRVLWIGEGRSRAAVRPFFEELGPEGCARIEAVAMDMNTAFDLEVRQHCPKARVVYDLFHVVAKYGREVIDRVRVDEANRLRHDKPARKVIKQARWLLLRNPQNLKTPEQQVRLEDLLAANQTLMTVYLMKAELKTLWTPSTAWGWRSAWKQWLRHADESAIPALILFAKRLKGYWRGIVSRVRWPMHTGQLEGINNRIKVIKRIAYGYRDSEFFFMKIKSVFPGNP, encoded by the coding sequence ATGCGCGATATTAATACTTTCCTTCCTTTTTGGGAGGGCTTTTCTGTCGTCACGATCAAGCCTGATGGTGATGCCCTCCAGACCGATCTGACGCCCCACGCCACCCGATTCCCTTCCTGTGGTGGGTGCCAAAAACCCTGTTCAACCACGCATGAGTATTGCCAGCGAGTCATTCGTGATTTACCCATTCTCGGTCGCGCAGTACGCCTGAGCGTTTTGCTCCGACGCGTTGGTTGCCGCGACTGTGGCAAACGCATGGAGGCCGTCAGTTGGCTGGATCGCTATGCCCGCATGACACGGCGTCTGGCAGAGGCGGTCATTCAAGCCTGTGAACGCCTTCCCACGTTGCACGTAGCGCAGATGTTTGGGCTGCATTGGGAGACCGTTCGGGTGCTGGAGCGTCGAGCCTTGCAAGCAGCATTGAGCGTTTTGCCAAAGGCGCAACCGCGACGTTTGGTGATGGACGAGTTCGCATTGTTCAAAGGTCATCGTTATGCCAGCGTTGTTCTGGATGCGGATACGCGACGGGTGCTGTGGATCGGCGAAGGCCGCAGCCGGGCGGCGGTCAGGCCATTTTTCGAAGAGCTGGGGCCAGAGGGGTGCGCCCGAATCGAAGCGGTGGCAATGGACATGAACACCGCTTTTGATCTGGAGGTTCGTCAGCACTGCCCAAAAGCGCGAGTGGTCTACGACCTTTTCCATGTGGTGGCCAAATATGGCCGAGAGGTGATTGATCGGGTTCGCGTCGACGAAGCCAATCGACTGCGTCACGACAAGCCGGCCCGAAAGGTCATCAAGCAAGCGCGTTGGCTGCTCCTGCGCAACCCGCAGAACCTGAAAACACCGGAGCAACAGGTCCGCTTGGAGGATTTGCTGGCGGCCAACCAAACGTTGATGACGGTCTACTTGATGAAAGCTGAACTCAAAACGCTCTGGACGCCAAGTACCGCCTGGGGCTGGAGATCAGCCTGGAAGCAATGGCTGCGCCACGCTGATGAAAGCGCGATACCGGCTCTGATCCTGTTCGCCAAACGGCTAAAGGGTTATTGGCGGGGAATCGTCAGCCGGGTTCGCTGGCCGATGCACACGGGGCAGTTGGAAGGCATAAACAATCGAATAAAGGTTATCAAACGGATAGCATACGGTTACCGGGATAGCGAATTCTTTTTCATGAAAATCAAGAGCGTCTTTCCCGGTAATCCGTGA
- the glyA gene encoding serine hydroxymethyltransferase has protein sequence MAVITEPLKNQADLLRRGLADLRAEDAELAAILDAEVTRQQHTLSLVSSSCAVQPRTLAASASVLVNVTAEGMPGKRHSAGCENVELVESLAIRRARQLFGAQYANVQPHSASNAVYQVLTALLEPGDTLLGMAVEHGGHLTHGSLAAFSGAYYKAIQYGTTSDGLIDYDKVRLLALAHRPRVILCGATAYSRVVDFKRFREIADEAGAILLADISHIAGLVATARHPSPIDAAHVTVTCTHKQLAGPRGGLILSGADANTKIPGLRTTFSRLLEQAVYPRMQGAPAVNMIAAKAAALGYAMSAEFDACMAQIRSTADEMAKAFQAKDYEVVGGCSENHTVLVRLRGGVTGAIAEAALGHCGIIVSKHRVPGDHRSALVTSGLRIGTGALAQRRVDVHGSRQIVDLIVRILNTVAPLGEQDYTLEPLLLAQFRSEVETLCRDYPVADYQ, from the coding sequence ATGGCAGTCATTACTGAACCGCTCAAAAACCAGGCTGACTTGCTGCGACGCGGCTTGGCAGATCTTCGCGCAGAAGACGCCGAACTGGCGGCCATTCTCGACGCTGAAGTCACGCGTCAACAGCACACGCTTTCATTGGTCTCCTCCTCCTGCGCAGTCCAGCCGCGAACCTTGGCGGCCTCCGCTTCCGTGCTGGTCAACGTGACCGCTGAAGGCATGCCCGGCAAGCGCCACAGCGCGGGGTGCGAGAACGTCGAGCTGGTCGAATCGCTGGCCATCCGCCGGGCGCGGCAACTGTTCGGCGCGCAATACGCCAACGTGCAGCCACACTCAGCGTCGAACGCCGTTTACCAGGTGCTCACAGCCTTGCTTGAGCCCGGTGACACCTTGCTGGGCATGGCGGTGGAACACGGCGGTCATCTGACCCATGGCAGCCTTGCCGCGTTTTCCGGCGCCTACTACAAGGCGATCCAGTACGGCACAACCTCCGACGGCCTGATCGATTACGACAAGGTACGCCTGCTCGCACTCGCCCATCGCCCACGCGTCATCCTCTGCGGCGCCACCGCCTATTCGCGCGTGGTGGACTTCAAGCGGTTTCGCGAAATTGCCGATGAAGCCGGCGCCATCCTGCTCGCCGATATTTCGCATATCGCCGGGCTTGTCGCTACCGCGCGCCATCCAAGTCCGATCGACGCCGCACACGTCACCGTCACGTGCACGCACAAGCAACTCGCCGGGCCTCGCGGCGGCCTGATCCTCAGCGGTGCTGATGCGAACACCAAGATTCCCGGCTTGCGGACCACCTTCAGTCGCCTGCTTGAGCAAGCCGTTTACCCGCGAATGCAGGGTGCGCCCGCCGTCAACATGATCGCGGCAAAGGCGGCCGCGCTGGGTTATGCAATGTCCGCAGAGTTCGATGCCTGCATGGCGCAGATCCGCAGTACAGCGGATGAAATGGCCAAAGCGTTTCAGGCCAAGGATTATGAGGTGGTCGGCGGCTGCAGTGAAAACCACACGGTGCTGGTTCGGCTGCGTGGCGGCGTTACGGGCGCCATCGCGGAGGCGGCGCTGGGGCACTGCGGGATCATCGTCAGCAAACATCGCGTCCCCGGCGATCACCGCTCGGCACTTGTTACCAGCGGGCTGCGCATCGGCACGGGCGCTCTGGCGCAACGCCGCGTCGATGTCCACGGCAGCCGCCAGATCGTCGATTTGATCGTGCGGATTCTGAATACGGTGGCGCCGCTCGGCGAGCAGGACTACACACTGGAACCCCTGCTCCTTGCGCAGTTTCGTTCAGAGGTCGAAACCTTGTGCAGGGACTACCCTGTCGCCGACTATCAATAG
- a CDS encoding helix-turn-helix transcriptional regulator: MHRRERSENLKNNIKYLIKSRGETQLSLCHSSGLTRTTIYNILEGKVVNVQQSTVRKISDFFGVSYEEIETIDFEEKEIIESSISPQGNMNPAAVPVIKESLLLQSLDKRIGELATIYPLTYYFGASFNLIGVLLEHEISGMNEPGDLLIVQKGASTSDREKLVYDKITAKLSISHEGSFDTDRVCVIGDVIEERFNGLQC; the protein is encoded by the coding sequence ATGCACAGAAGAGAAAGATCGGAGAATCTGAAGAACAACATCAAATACCTGATAAAGAGTCGCGGGGAAACGCAGTTGTCCCTGTGCCACTCCAGTGGTCTGACCCGAACGACCATCTACAACATCCTTGAAGGCAAGGTGGTCAATGTCCAGCAGTCGACCGTCCGCAAGATTTCTGATTTCTTCGGGGTGTCTTACGAAGAAATAGAGACGATTGATTTTGAAGAAAAAGAAATCATTGAAAGCAGTATTTCGCCACAGGGGAATATGAATCCGGCGGCGGTGCCTGTCATCAAGGAAAGTCTGCTGCTGCAAAGTCTGGATAAAAGAATTGGCGAGTTGGCCACTATTTACCCACTGACTTACTATTTTGGCGCGTCCTTTAACCTGATTGGCGTGCTTCTGGAACATGAAATCAGCGGCATGAATGAACCCGGCGATCTATTGATTGTGCAGAAAGGAGCATCGACCAGCGACAGGGAAAAGCTGGTGTATGACAAAATCACAGCGAAGTTATCTATAAGCCATGAAGGCAGCTTTGATACGGATCGTGTATGCGTGATCGGAGATGTAATCGAGGAACGATTTAATGGATTGCAGTGTTGA
- a CDS encoding queuosine precursor transporter, with product MDCSVDVENSKYKLLGFENGKSLAVIMVIATGKIIKIKLSEVLNSEIMDNLNKIEVKNLYKKFYSQGGALTAYEINDRHESSWMIYIILNLMLFTLYIFTSIAATKPIYLDYFDIVVTPGTFLYPLTFLIVDLLNETFGLRLARRAILFAFISNAAIIILLAITTHLPGLPGWKLDGPYNDVISQLSSVLVASSISFLVSENINSYLLCKIKELTNSRFLFLRVFLSTLFAVIIDSFLFCYIAFYGTMENSAILSMIYVQIAIKVGFAFFNIMPAYGARSLFKKYLTGNQV from the coding sequence ATGGATTGCAGTGTTGACGTTGAAAACAGCAAGTACAAGTTGCTGGGGTTCGAAAATGGAAAAAGCCTGGCCGTCATCATGGTCATCGCGACAGGCAAAATAATTAAAATAAAGCTAAGTGAAGTATTGAATAGTGAGATTATGGATAATCTGAATAAAATCGAAGTGAAAAACCTCTACAAGAAGTTTTACTCCCAGGGCGGAGCACTCACCGCTTACGAAATAAATGACCGGCATGAGAGTTCCTGGATGATCTATATCATTCTGAACCTGATGCTGTTCACGCTTTACATTTTTACCAGTATTGCTGCGACAAAGCCGATCTACCTGGATTACTTTGACATTGTCGTGACCCCGGGAACCTTTCTTTACCCGCTGACCTTTCTGATCGTTGACTTGTTGAACGAGACCTTTGGTCTGCGGCTGGCACGCCGGGCAATTCTCTTTGCGTTCATCAGCAATGCGGCGATTATCATTCTATTGGCGATTACCACCCATTTGCCGGGGCTGCCGGGGTGGAAGCTCGATGGGCCTTACAATGACGTGATCAGTCAATTGTCTTCTGTTCTGGTAGCGTCTTCGATATCGTTTCTGGTGTCCGAAAACATAAACTCGTATCTGTTGTGCAAGATCAAGGAGCTGACCAACTCCAGATTCCTGTTCTTGCGCGTATTCTTGAGTACATTATTTGCAGTAATCATCGACAGCTTTCTGTTCTGTTACATCGCATTCTATGGAACGATGGAGAATAGTGCGATCTTGAGCATGATCTATGTGCAGATCGCGATCAAAGTGGGTTTTGCTTTCTTTAATATCATGCCCGCTTATGGGGCGCGGTCGCTGTTCAAGAAGTATCTGACGGGAAACCAGGTTTGA
- the queC gene encoding 7-cyano-7-deazaguanine synthase QueC, whose protein sequence is MSNKAVIVFSGGQDSTTCLIHALTHYDEVHCITFDYGQRHHAEIEVAQQLCKQLGVTVHKVMDVSLLNELAISSLTRDNIPVPTVNSSGESLPSTFVPGRNILFLTLASIYAYQVQARTVITGVCETDFSGYPDCRDEFVKALNNALELGMDYKLRLETPLMWLNKAETWALADYHNQLELIRHQTLTCYNGIAGSGCGDCDACNLRAKGLNEFLENKEQVANSLKLKLKLK, encoded by the coding sequence ATGAGCAACAAGGCAGTTATCGTTTTCAGTGGCGGCCAGGACTCTACGACCTGCCTGATCCATGCGCTGACCCACTATGATGAAGTGCACTGCATCACCTTTGATTATGGTCAGCGTCACCACGCGGAAATTGAAGTTGCGCAGCAACTTTGCAAACAGCTTGGCGTGACCGTTCACAAGGTAATGGACGTCTCTCTGCTCAATGAACTGGCGATCAGCAGCCTGACCCGCGACAACATTCCCGTGCCGACCGTCAACAGCTCCGGAGAAAGTCTGCCCAGCACTTTCGTACCGGGAAGAAACATTCTATTTTTGACCCTCGCTTCTATCTATGCGTATCAGGTTCAAGCCAGAACAGTCATTACCGGCGTTTGCGAAACCGACTTCTCGGGTTACCCGGATTGCCGGGATGAGTTCGTCAAGGCGTTGAACAACGCGCTTGAACTGGGCATGGATTACAAGTTACGTCTGGAAACGCCACTGATGTGGCTGAACAAAGCCGAAACCTGGGCGCTGGCTGATTACCACAATCAACTTGAGCTGATTCGTCATCAGACGCTGACCTGTTACAACGGTATAGCTGGAAGCGGATGCGGCGACTGTGACGCGTGCAATCTTCGCGCGAAAGGCCTCAACGAGTTCCTGGAGAACAAAGAGCAGGTAGCCAACAGTTTGAAATTGAAACTCAAACTAAAATAA
- the arfB gene encoding alternative ribosome rescue aminoacyl-tRNA hydrolase ArfB yields the protein MLVISNNVHLPDAEIELTAIRAQGAGGQNVNKVSSAMHLRFDIPASSLPEFYKERLLALRDSRITGDGVLIIKAQQYRTQEANRADALERLVELILSATKVEKKRRPTKPTLGSKKRRLESKTKRGSIKAGRGKVDF from the coding sequence ATGCTGGTGATTTCCAACAATGTGCATCTGCCGGATGCCGAGATCGAATTGACGGCCATTCGCGCTCAGGGCGCCGGTGGGCAGAACGTCAACAAAGTCTCCAGCGCCATGCACCTGCGCTTCGACATTCCGGCCTCGTCCTTGCCCGAGTTCTACAAGGAGCGGCTACTGGCGTTACGCGACAGTCGTATCACCGGCGACGGTGTGTTGATCATCAAGGCTCAGCAATATCGCACGCAGGAAGCCAATCGCGCCGATGCGCTGGAGCGTCTGGTCGAGTTGATCCTCAGTGCCACCAAAGTCGAAAAAAAACGCCGTCCGACCAAGCCGACTCTCGGTTCGAAGAAGCGCCGGCTCGAATCGAAAACCAAGCGCGGCAGCATCAAGGCCGGGCGTGGCAAAGTGGATTTCTAG
- a CDS encoding MFS transporter, producing the protein MSSSSEPQRPLAVTLQVVSIVLFTFIGYLNIGIPLAVLPGYVHSDLGFGAVIAGLVISVQYLATLLSRPYAGKIIDNQGSKRAVMIGLAGCGLSGVFMLISAWTPNLPMLSLISLLIGRLVLGSAESLVGSGSIGWGIGRVGAANTAKVISWNGIASYGALAVGAPFGVWLVGQLGLWSMGASIILLAALGLLLAWPKTAAPIVVGERLPFMHVLGRVFPHGCGLALGSIGFGTIATFITLYYATQHWNNAVLCLSLFGASFIGARLLFGNLINRLGGFRVAIACLTVETLGLLLLWLAPDAHWALAGAALSGFGFSLVFPALGVEAVNLVPASSRGAAVGAYSLFIDLSLGITGPLAGAIAAGFGFASIFLFAALASLSGLALSVYLYKHTAKYRED; encoded by the coding sequence ATGTCGTCCTCATCCGAACCCCAGCGCCCCTTGGCGGTCACGCTACAAGTCGTTTCCATCGTTCTCTTCACCTTCATCGGCTACCTGAACATCGGCATCCCGCTCGCGGTACTGCCGGGCTATGTCCACAGCGACCTGGGCTTCGGTGCGGTGATCGCCGGGCTGGTAATCAGCGTGCAATACCTCGCCACCCTGCTCAGCCGTCCGTACGCCGGCAAGATCATCGACAACCAGGGCAGCAAACGTGCAGTGATGATTGGCTTGGCCGGTTGTGGCTTGAGCGGCGTGTTCATGCTGATTTCGGCATGGACGCCGAACCTGCCGATGCTCAGCCTGATCAGCCTGTTGATCGGCCGACTGGTGCTGGGCAGCGCGGAAAGCCTCGTCGGTTCAGGCTCGATTGGCTGGGGCATCGGCCGGGTTGGCGCGGCGAATACCGCGAAAGTGATTTCCTGGAACGGCATCGCCAGTTACGGCGCATTGGCCGTCGGTGCACCGTTCGGCGTGTGGCTGGTCGGCCAGTTGGGTTTATGGAGCATGGGCGCCAGCATCATCCTGCTCGCCGCACTGGGCCTGCTGCTCGCGTGGCCGAAAACCGCTGCGCCGATTGTTGTCGGTGAACGCCTGCCGTTCATGCATGTGTTGGGCCGCGTGTTCCCCCATGGCTGCGGACTGGCGCTGGGCTCGATTGGCTTCGGCACCATCGCCACCTTCATCACCCTCTATTACGCGACTCAGCATTGGAACAACGCGGTGTTGTGCCTGAGCCTGTTCGGCGCCAGTTTCATTGGCGCGCGGCTGCTGTTTGGCAACCTGATCAACCGTCTCGGCGGCTTTCGCGTGGCGATTGCCTGCCTGACGGTGGAAACCCTCGGCCTGTTGCTGTTGTGGCTAGCGCCCGATGCGCATTGGGCTTTGGCCGGCGCGGCATTGAGCGGTTTTGGTTTCTCGCTGGTATTCCCGGCGCTGGGTGTGGAAGCGGTGAACCTGGTGCCAGCCTCCAGTCGTGGTGCGGCAGTCGGCGCTTATTCGCTGTTCATCGATTTGTCGCTGGGGATCACCGGGCCACTGGCCGGGGCAATTGCGGCAGGATTCGGTTTCGCTTCGATCTTCCTGTTCGCCGCCCTCGCCTCATTGAGCGGTCTGGCGTTGAGCGTGTATCTGTACAAGCACACGGCGAAATATCGCGAAGACTAG
- a CDS encoding amino acid aminotransferase, with protein sequence MHFDAIGRVPGDPILGLMEAYAQDSNPRKFDLGVGVYKDAQGLTPIPEAVKIAEARLVESQDTKTYIGGHGNPLFGKVINELVLGADSKLIAEQRAGATQTPGGTGALRLAADFIAQCLPGKGVWLSNPTWPIHETIFATAGVKVSHYPYVGSDNRLDVDAMLAVLNDVPKGDVVLLHACCHNPTGFDLSHDDWRRVLEVVRNRNLLPLIDFAYQGFGDGLEQDAWSTRLFAAEVPELLITSSCSKNFGLYRDRTGALIVCAKTADKLIDIRSQLANIARNLWSTPPDHGAAVVATILADPDLKARWADEVEAMRLRIAQLRSGLVEALEPHGLRERFAHIGVQRGMFSYTGLSPEQVKQLREHHSMYMVSSGRANVAGIDATRLALLADAIASVCK encoded by the coding sequence ATGCACTTCGACGCCATCGGCCGGGTACCCGGCGACCCGATCCTCGGTTTGATGGAGGCGTATGCGCAGGACAGCAATCCGCGCAAATTCGACCTCGGCGTTGGCGTCTACAAGGATGCCCAAGGCCTGACACCGATCCCCGAGGCGGTGAAAATCGCCGAGGCGCGACTGGTCGAAAGCCAAGACACCAAGACCTACATCGGTGGTCACGGCAATCCGCTGTTCGGCAAAGTCATCAATGAGCTGGTGCTTGGCGCCGACTCGAAGTTGATCGCCGAACAACGTGCCGGCGCGACCCAGACGCCGGGCGGCACCGGTGCCCTGCGTCTGGCGGCTGACTTCATCGCGCAGTGCCTGCCCGGCAAGGGCGTGTGGCTGAGCAACCCGACCTGGCCGATCCACGAAACCATTTTCGCCACGGCCGGGGTCAAGGTCAGTCACTACCCTTACGTGGGCAGCGACAACCGCCTCGACGTCGACGCCATGCTCGCCGTGCTCAATGACGTGCCCAAAGGCGATGTGGTGCTGCTGCATGCGTGCTGCCACAACCCGACCGGTTTCGACCTGAGTCACGACGACTGGCGGCGTGTGCTGGAGGTTGTGCGCAACCGCAACCTGCTGCCGCTGATCGACTTCGCCTATCAGGGTTTTGGCGATGGTCTGGAGCAGGACGCGTGGTCGACCCGACTGTTCGCCGCCGAGGTACCGGAGCTGCTGATCACCAGTTCCTGCTCGAAGAACTTCGGCCTGTATCGCGACCGCACCGGTGCACTGATCGTCTGCGCGAAAACCGCCGACAAGCTCATCGACATCCGCAGCCAACTGGCCAACATCGCCCGCAACTTGTGGTCGACGCCACCGGATCACGGCGCCGCGGTAGTCGCCACCATCCTCGCCGATCCAGATTTGAAAGCCCGCTGGGCGGACGAAGTGGAAGCCATGCGTTTGCGTATTGCGCAGTTGCGCAGTGGCTTGGTCGAAGCACTGGAACCGCACGGCTTGCGCGAACGCTTTGCGCACATTGGCGTGCAACGCGGCATGTTCTCTTACACCGGGCTGTCGCCGGAGCAAGTGAAACAACTGCGTGAGCATCACAGCATGTACATGGTCAGTTCGGGACGGGCAAACGTTGCCGGCATCGACGCTACGCGCCTTGCGCTGCTGGCCGACGCCATCGCCAGCGTCTGCAAATAG
- a CDS encoding 4a-hydroxytetrahydrobiopterin dehydratase, with product MSTLNQAHCEACRADAPQVSDEELPILIKQIPDWNIEVRDSIMQLEKVFLFKNFKHALAFTNAVGDISEAEGHHPGLLTEWGKVTVTWWSHSIKGLHRNDFIMAARTDEVAKTAEGRK from the coding sequence ATGTCCACATTGAACCAAGCCCACTGCGAAGCCTGCCGCGCCGATGCGCCACAAGTCAGCGACGAAGAACTGCCGATCCTGATCAAGCAGATCCCTGACTGGAACATCGAAGTACGCGACAGCATCATGCAGCTGGAGAAAGTTTTCCTGTTCAAGAACTTCAAGCATGCGCTGGCCTTCACCAACGCCGTCGGCGACATCTCCGAGGCCGAAGGTCACCACCCGGGCCTGCTGACCGAGTGGGGCAAAGTCACCGTGACCTGGTGGAGCCACTCGATCAAGGGCCTGCACCGCAACGACTTCATCATGGCCGCGCGCACTGACGAAGTGGCCAAGACCGCAGAAGGACGCAAGTAA